A segment of the Deltaproteobacteria bacterium genome:
CCGATTGACCGGATGGTTGGGGTTACCTTCGATCTTGACGGCCCTTTTCTGTTCGATCAGTCTGATACGGATCCCGCACCCCCCGGGGCAGAGTCTGCACACGGAATTAAGAAAGGAAGTCCCCCCTCTTTGAAGGACCGGGCCCCAGCGCTGGGTCCATTTGGCCGCTTCGTCCATGGAAACCCAGGGCAAAGGGGTGAGCATGGTTCCTACCGCCCCACCGACCGCGAATTTCAAAAAATCCCTTCGATCAATCGCCATCTTGTTTCCTTATAAAAAACTTTTTTGACAGGATTTACAGGATTATCTTACTTATGACAAACAAAACAGGCGTTGCTTATCCCCTTTTTTTCATGACAGGTTTCGCAGGTTTTCATCGTCATGGCTTCCGGGGCATATCCGGAAATCCATTTATAGCGATAGGTCGGATTTTTATCGGTCTTGCCGCCTACGGACTGATGACAGGTCTTGCATTCTATTTTGGCCATCTTAATGTGGGCGATGTGAGAGAAAAAGACGTGATCGGGTTGTTTGGAATAAATGTGCCAGGCCAGACCCCTTTTTATAAGATCTTGTTCCTCTTCGGTTATCTCCAATCCGCCATGGCATTCCAGACACTTGGTTATAGGCGGTATGCCGGCGAACGTGCCGTCAGGCTTAAAAAAATGGCAGTCTTCGCATTTTAAGGTGGCCTCTTCCCCATGCTTCAGGTGACTGAACCGGACCGGTTGTTCTTGCGCAACCTGAATTATCTTTGGAAAAGCAACCCAACCCAAACTTAAGGAAGCGATCAGCCCGATCCCAAAAAATAACCATTTGCCCCTGGTC
Coding sequences within it:
- a CDS encoding cytochrome c3 family protein, which codes for MEKEGKTRGKWLFFGIGLIASLSLGWVAFPKIIQVAQEQPVRFSHLKHGEEATLKCEDCHFFKPDGTFAGIPPITKCLECHGGLEITEEEQDLIKRGLAWHIYSKQPDHVFFSHIAHIKMAKIECKTCHQSVGGKTDKNPTYRYKWISGYAPEAMTMKTCETCHEKKGISNACFVCHK